In Nymphaea colorata isolate Beijing-Zhang1983 chromosome 10, ASM883128v2, whole genome shotgun sequence, the genomic stretch AGCCCTTGGTCAAGGCTATTGGCTGCCTCTGTCCTCTCATGATGGCTGTTTGCAGCCATGCGTAGCCGCAGCGGCTTGCTTCTTGTTGTTGTGGCTGGGGCTGGCTTGGCAACCACCTTCAATATGCCCAGGAGTGTCCCTCGTATTGTGGCAGATGCTCTCATCTGTGCTTGGCCGAGGTTTGTTGAGTGGTCTTTGCTGTGCTGATCAGTAGCACACCCTCGCGGCCGGCCGCGACATTGTGGAGACCTTGATCGCTGCTGGCTGAAACTGCTGCAGCCCCTTGGCCAAGACTGGTCGTGATAAAGGTTTCGGTCCATGTCTATAACCGGCACGGGTCCTTGACTGCTTGGACAAGGCCCAATAGGGCCCAAATTCCATCATTGACCGCCCTCCCCTGGCCACGAATGGGGTGGTTACGGCCATTTCGGCCGCGTGGGGTTTGGCCATAACACCCAGAATTCTTTCCTAAGGGGGGCGGAaacaaagtttcaaaattttcacatgagccaaatatcatttttcaaaatttttatataagacaaataaaattttttaaaatttacatgtaaattaaaaaaaatgaggtgggGCGAGGGCCCATGTGGGCCCCCCTTGGCTCGGCCCCCcaaccgggccggcccgatgtcCCTTTTTTGGAGGTCGATCTAGGGCCTAAGTCAGGCCGAGAAACAGGTATCCGCCGACGTCCGACCCAGTGCGCAGCCTTAGTCAGGTATTCACTTCCTTGATTTGTAAAAATTAAGCCTTTGACAAACGCCCCAAAAGTTTATCAATTTAATGGATGTCGCTCCATTTTTGTTCATATTGCTTCAATACTGCTTGTAAAAGACTTGCCCATGGTGGGCTTCAGTGGCCAATACCTAGATCAATCGGCGACGTTTCTAAAAGCATGTTAGAAATAAGTTTAGCACAACTAGTTTTGGTACTGGTGCCAAACATAAGTGCTCAACATGGTTTTAGAATTAGTGCCGATGGATTTTTGGTCTCAAATTTCACAGCGATGACCGAGGAGGCCACACTAGAccatcaaaagtttcattgttaaaaatttaacatAATTTTAACAACTTAAGTTTATCTTAAAATAAATACTGCTTAAGTTTATCTTGAAATTTCAacataattttaaatttaaacgaTTTATACTCGAGCTGAAGCTTCGCTCGACTCATATATTGTTTGCTTCAACTTGGCTTAAGAGGTCATAGAAGATAGACTATGTCAACGGTCGGCTTACTTAAGCTCACATATTGAAATTTAACTGAACTTCAGCATGCAGGTTCAAGCTTCAGCTGCGGATAGATAACACTTTAGCTTGACTCCAGCTTGATAAGAAGCTAAATAATAGTCGAGTCCACTGGACTCGGATCCAGCTTTATAAGGGCCAAATGGGACTTAAGTCGAGCCctatgagttgagtttgtttgACTCATTGAACGCCCCTAATTGTACATTAGACTACTTGAGTTTAATCTAGATGAGCTTCCAACTCATGAGTGCTTGCTACTGACACATCTCTAGACCCTGTGGGTAATTCTTTTGCACACCCGACATCACAATTGTATGTCCATCTGTACCAAAATTTGTGATAATGATTCAagattatttaatttttgaaaataaacatatataccTTATGAACTTTTCATCAACTAAACTAACAGCATTTTTTCATCTGACAACTTGTGAAAAGGTATATTTGTTTACCTTCGTCAAAATTTATTAACATAACCCAAGTTATTACTAGGCCTGGGTGTTgagccgggccgccgccgggtacccggtacccagcccgatCAGGCCTGGGTTTGGGTTGAAAAATCGGGTCCGCCGATGGTGCGGCCGTTAgccatttaaaaatattttgtttaattttttaatttaataatatgtattttattattaaaaaataaattttacattgtaaaaacttattttataatttaaaattaattttttattgtcaaacgggccgggcccgatTTTCGGGTCCGACTGGCCAACCTGGGCCGAGTTTTACCCAGCCAGCCCGGGGACAACATGAGCAAAATagagtttaaacaagttgagatCATATGACCTGAACTGgaagtcgagcccgagttggctcaactTCTATTGACTTGTACATCAATAGATTTGGCCGTGAGTCGGTGAGCAAAACGACGTCACAGAGGTGGTACCTGCTTTCTTGcaaaaaaagtaatttaaatACGAGTGGCTGATGATGAACTTGTGCTTCCTTTTGTCAAGCAATCAAGGACGAACTGCACGAATTAACCATTAATAACGCGCGGTTGTCAACTTTCTGGAACAAGTCCAGTACTATCATTTTTTTACAAAGCTTCATTTGTTAAAGGATCTGTTACGTCGGAGCAGATGTCATGAGTACATGGTCTTCAGTATGAGTTGAGTTTCAAATTAATTAGTGACGCAACTCAGACTGAGTTGGGCTTTCTGCCTAACTACGCGAGAGGGAGGGTGAGAGAGATGGTTTCGTGTGCTACCGTTCATTTATGGCTGTTTGTCACGAACAGTGAGAAAACCTGAAATacgaattttttaaattttaaaattaaagggGCTCTCAAAGCAATTCATATGCGCTGGTGTAGGCCACAAGTACCCCTCCAGTGGAGGATGTGAGAGTGTGCTTGGTTGAAATGAatcaaaactttgtttttatgttttctttcttagaGACAATTTGAAGGTTGGTTTTAGTTTTTCCTTATTAAAGGACAAGGTGTGTATAAGACATTGTTGCTTATGATAATTGGGTACCATATCGGCCGGGAGcagaggctggtgtgggcactgtgtgggcagttgccaacccattctcaagaaaaatgtttatatttatattgatatttcaagataatttttctcatttacatattgatgccccttaaaaattttaaattttactacTAATACCCCTTAACCAGAATTTTTGGCTCCGAAGAAGATTCTGGTTTCAACCCTCTTGAAAGTAGAGGTAAATCTCGTAACCTAATCTTCGCTACTGAGATTTAGTGGGACTTTTATCCCAGCTCTCTTCATCTTAAAAGCGTATACAATGACATGACAAGCGGTTAGGGGCCGTTTGGTAATGGAAACGATGATATACTGTTTCATATATCTGCCCTAAAgcttgaggcagattcatggataCACTCTACacatttctcttttattttctaaaacaaaaacataatgcttttctaaaacaaaaacataatgcCTTTAGAGCACGCATTCTATAAGCATGTGTCCTAAGAATGGGCAGATCGTTCTGTGCTCAAGACAAGTGATCAGAGCATTAAATAATGATCCAGACACGATGACAACAGTATTACTCTCGAGGAGGTTATATGTTTGGGCCTTCATCATACCTAAGAGGGGATGTTTGGGCCCTGAGGTTTCAAATGATCAAAATgtctttcttaaaaaaaaaaaaaaaggaaccatcGAAGAATAAGAATAAAGTGAGAATTCTTTTAGAAGATAAAAATACCCTTAATACAATGACAGAGTTAAAAAATGGTGCGGTTGGGCTAGATAGAGGTGTTGACTGTATCTCAAGGGGAGATCAGGAAGTCTTGTATGTTTGTTAATTAAGGCAGTTAAAGAAAAAGGTGGTTGATTTATTCATTCTTGTTATAGGTGTCATGGTGGAAAGTGTCCATTCGACTATTTGTGTGGCTCCAACTGCAATTAATTCTAGTTATTTAATAAAGAAGAGCTCAAACTTCTTGTTATTTAAAGCTATATGTTGGTTGCGaagttgattatatatatatatatatatatatatatatatatatatatatatgtatatatatatatatatatattgagagagaggggagagagagagattggtaaaaaccagacccattggTTTTCTGTTAAAAAACTATCTAAACTGAAATAGAAGCAtcttaatgtgtttataaaatctattttgatataaaacatgctttgatttaagttgttttaatggaaaatgttgattttttttacttcagTGTCATGGgggctgttcattttttcttattataaaaacaccacTAAAGTCTAACAAGTAGTCAACTTACTGTATGTTTCAAATcattattcttaagatcatatcaataaagTTAGATTGtatagaaaaaacatttttaaaaatcaaaatcaaaagataTGGTTTTTATCCTGGACCTAAGTATCTGGCTTCTAcaaatcattatatatatatatatatcctgtggTTTTGGGTGAATAGGAGTTGAACAACAACCCATTGCTCCAAAAAGAAGACAAGACTCATCCATTCTCCTTACTTGTAGGACGCTAGTCCATGTCAAGACCTTTGTAGGTACAATACACCCTTACTAAAGTGTTATGTTCACACCTATTATGATTCTTCAAGTAGCACCCTTAAGAATTTAAATATTAGTTAGTTGAGGATACTTATTTTACCGCTGGACGACAATGGACTTGCATTTGGTTGTCAATCTACTCCAATTAATACTCTAATAGCACatgatatatatttcaaaataaaaaaatatagacGGAACTAAAAAAACGATGAACTGTTTTCCTGGAGTTGCTTACACTTGTTGAGTGTATTCAATTGTAATTAGGTTATCGTTATAATGTTTCAACAGTACAAAAATACCACTTTTTATTGATTTCTCATCTTAATTCGTTGCTTAAAGACATCTTCTTAATGCATGCTTAAAATCTCAATATTAACAAATAAGGACCCACATATCAACATTCATTTATAAGGATATAAATGAAGAGACTATTTGCCAAGCAAATTTTAGtcttgatttttctcattttcactTGTAGCTTTGAACACTGCCGTTCGGTTGATCGAAGCCAAAAAAGATTAAGTAGGTTTTCTACTTACAAATGGAAAAAGACTGTCACTGCCGTTCGGTTGATCGAAGCCAAAAAAGATTAAGTAGGTTTTCTACTTACAAATGGAAAAAGACTGTAGGGTCTGGAAACTATCAATTGCTGATGGAAGAGCACAAAAGTCACCAGCTTTAGTGGAAATTTTGGTAATCCTGATCTCTAATGTATTCTAAGAAAAGTAGAAATCCTCTGCAACAACACAGCAAGTATGCAAGAAGACTCACATACCAACataataaataaacaaccatGGTTCTCAGGAAAAACACTTTCACTGACGCTAAGTTAAATTTGTACCGATTTGCACAATGGCCGTCTGTAAAAACTGAATTTTACTGACGTTCTTGTATCACTAGTCGGTGAGGACTTATTTTCAGCGGCATTTGCCCTAAAACGTTGGTAAAAAGCATCTTCACCAACGTCCAATTTTTTCCTCGCGTCGATGAATCCGTCCTGTTTTGTAGTGccaataagaaaaacatgttgGGATACTTTTCTTGTCCGTAACGCATTTCAATCTCCTCTCGCCGTTAGACCATTCATAGAGCCGACGGTGAGAAAATCCACGCATCGTATTTCAAGTAGGTGGATAACAAGGGAACCATCTCCCAATAACTGGATAAAGGTACAACATGGTTACAAATAtcgtttttgtatttttaaacgGCAATGTTTTTCTCGTGCATTATATGATGAAATTGACAAAAAGGGAAataagataaacaaaaaaattgaaattgaaaaaatgaaaataaatgtgaaaCTAATAATGCAGCATCAAAAGAACAAGTagataaacaacaaaataaaaattaaaaattgaaaacaaatagaTTGTCattagaaaaatgtgaaaaagaactaagaaaaaaaagggaaactaTGTATGTTTAAATAGGTATGAATTGGTTCTTGTGGGCTCGGCTTAGTTAAACTTGGTTaagctcaaaaaagaaaatatataaaatacattttataaaattaacaaaaaaagtaGATTGTTCAAATGGGTCTGTGTTTCATGTTCAAATCTATACGcttcctctttttttaaaacaataaattttttaatgaaatgcttggctGGGCTTTAGGCGAATCGAGCAAGTTTTAAGAACTCAGCCAAGTTGAACTCGAGCTAATGAaattgagctcgactcaaggtCGAGCGGAGTTAGAGTTTCTTTCAAAACACtggagtcgagttcgagctgggcCAATTAGACTCGCACACACTGATGAACAACCCTACTTAGAATCACCTTAGGCCTCAATATAGGAATGTCGACAAAAACTAACTCTTTATTTGAAAGAATGGAGCCACGCATTGGTGGAAGAAGAAACTTATTTTGTAGAAATGGTTGATGCAGGAGATTAGAGCTGCGCATCTGGCCGGcccaacaagaaaaaaatggccGAATCTAAGCCTGTTAAGGCCATCGGGTCAACGCTCGTTTCTAACCGAGCCGGACCGGGCCTTTGACATATCGGACCTCGGGCTTGAGTTTATGCTCAAGCCCAACCCGATTACTTGTCGTAGAAGCTCTTTGAATTGTTAAGAAAGGCGGAGGATAAGGGTCTTGGTGAAGTGGAAAGCCAAGGGTTGAATGTCTCTCGCGAACTGGCGAGCAGCTCTTTCAACTGCTGCCGTCTCTCCTAATGGGCCAATGTCGACGTCCTTCCTGTAACGCCGTTGGGTAAGACAGCTCCCTGTGTGAGTTCCATCGAGTGGACCAAGCCGCTACAGGCTTTCCATCCAAACGCAAAGCTTGAAAGCTGCTACAGGCAAAGCCCGTTGAAATCGATGACGATGGTAGTCATCCTTCTATGGTGGAAGAGGAAGACCGGCTTTCCGGCAGCGGAAGTGGCCGGAAGAAGAAGGCGCTCGATTTGAAAGGCAATTGGAGGCCGAAGGAAGCTTATGCATCTGTGGAAGCCTGGTTTTTCAGAGCTGATGGCGGAAGGGAGAGGAGACACGTTCTGGCAGCCCGCTTACGGAGAAAACTGCCCACCAATTTCTGAGAGAGGATGATTTTGAATCTCCTGTTCCTCTCAAAATCTTTCACGTCGATAACGGTAGCCTTGTTCACAAAAAATATCCTTCTTTTATGCTGTCACCACCATCGCCACCGGCTGCCTCCCGCTGCCACCaatgttgaaagttgaaacaatgaaaaagaaacccTAACTTAAATTATCTTTTTTGAATACCAATACTCGGCAGCGGTCCAAGTGCCCAGGCTTACAGATGATATGGTGCACAGATGATATGGTGCCTGATTCCAACTTAAATGAAAGATGTGACGGAGGTAAGACAGTACTTtagcgcatatatatatatatatatatatatatatatatatataatcttcgACCATGAAATATCACCAagttaataattttaaaaatgtgaagcCTAATATTTCCGGGATGTTCCCGcaccaaaagaagaaaggagtcTTATTTGGAGGAAGAGTTTCTGTGCCATCAAGCAGCCGAGTCAGAGCCACCGCGTCAGCAGCGGGTGCGAGACCGGGGAGGAGCTTcggatatatattttttgttcctCTTTCCGTGTTCCTTCTTAACGTTACATatctttatttattattaaatcACACTCACGCGAACTCCATTATTTAATAGCAGTACTTCGGATTTAGTCCATCCCAGAGAATTAGACCGAGCAGAATTAGACCGAGCAACTCTAGGCGGACTAGATCTGCCCGCCCGGTTTATTTGTCGGCTACAagcaatcaatatatatatatatatatatatatatatatatatatgccaaacTGCTATGAATTAATCCAAGCACGGTTGCCAAAGCAGCTAAGACATGGCCGCCAGAAAATAGCAATATTGGGAAGGACGCAAGCGTTTTGTTCTGGTCAAACCATGGCGCCAACAGGAATGAGAATAatataagtattttttattgaaaccGGCTGCTTGGACCAGTCTTGCTTCTGCCTCGTCTGTATCCCAAGGTCATAATTCCATTCTGTCGACTTCACGACggccatcttcttcctccttatAAATAGTTTAGGGCGCACACGCCTACTCCACACTGCAAAACACCACGTAAAGTACACCACCACCCATCAACTCCAAGTATGGCTCCTTACTTCTCCACTCATGCCCGTCTCTCCTTGCTTGGTAGCTTGGCACTTGCCTGCTGCCTCCTCATGGAGGTCGCCGCCTGGGCTGCTTTAGCTCAGGCCCACGGCCTGCGCGTCGATTACTATAAGCACACCTGCCCTTCCGCTGAGGCAGTGGTGCGGCAGACCGTCGCCAAGGCCGTTGCTCGTGATTCCGGCGCACCAGCCGGCCTCCTCAGGTTGCATTTCCACGACTGCTTCGTCAGGGTACTACTCCAGCACTTTCTCGTTTTATCTTCTCGATTGCCAATCTATAGCTAGTAGCAGAATGAAAAAAACTCATTTATTCCTCTGAGGAAGTTCAAGAATTCAATATCTAAATTAAGTTTTCGTTTCATTTGACAGGGTTGTGATGCATCTGTGCTGCTGGACTCTACACCGGACAACACAGCCGAGAAGGATTCTCCTATAAACAACCCCAGCCTCACCGGCTTCGACGTCATCGATGAAGCCAAATCCATCTTGGAGACCCAGTGCCCGCAAGTGGTGTCTTGTGCCGACATCGTTGCCTTTGCTGCCCGGGATTCCGTCCACATCGCTGGCGGATTTTACTATCCGGTGCCGGCAGGGCGACGGGACGGCCTCGTCTCCATGGAATCTGAAGTCGTCGAGAACTTGCCGATGGCATTCTTCGACGTCAAGCAGTTGGAAGAGAACTTTGCACGGAAGGGCCTTTCTCTCGAGGACATGGTCACGCTATCTGGTGCGCACACGATCGGGGACTCCCACTGCTCATCGTTTTCAGATAGGCTCTATGACTTCAACTCCATGAATGCCTCGGATCCGTCCTTGGACCCCAAGTACGTGTCGTATCTGAAAACAAAGTGTCCAGCTCCGGACTCGGCGCAGGATCCGACAGTACCATTGGACGTGACGACGCCAAAGAGACTGGATAACAAGTACTACGTGAACCTCAAGTACCACCGTGGCCTCCTCTCGTCGGACCAAGCACTGATGGATAGGGCAGACACGGCCAGGATGGTCCATGCCAACATCAACCGTGGCTCCATGTGGGCGCATAAATTTTCTGAATCGATGGTTCGGATGGGCTCAATCCAGGTGCTCACTGGTTCGCAGGGGCAGATCAGAAAGTCCTGCAGAGTTGTCAACTGAAGTACTCATGATGCAACTGTGTTATTATATAGGTGGATTTCATTGATGTCTTGTTGGTTTTGCAGGATGATCTCTTGTCGCTGTGCATTATTTgaataaaaactttattttttccattagAAATGGTCGATCCATTCAGTGTTATCATATTGTGAATGTTACCAGCGAAGTGGCTGTTACAATTATACATTATAGCAAATATCTTCAATTATTTGATTTGATGATTAATTTCACatgacctatatatatatataggtcatGATTTGATGGAAAAGCTCTTCGTCCTCTCACAGCATACTGCAACGTAAATGAAGTTCAAAACAGCTGGAGGATTTCGGCTTCCCATATTATAAGCTAAATCGAGTCAACTTAAGGAATAAGCGTATTGAATAGTTCTACCCAGATGTTGCTCGTTACATACTAATTAAGCTAATTGACTAGTTCGTAGACCCATTGGCTGCTACAAGTAAAATAATTGTTGTAATAAGCTCATGCAGTCGTGATCCTTATACCATTCAACTTGATTACAAAAGTGGAAAACTGACGTCAATTAAttccttctcattcttcttcaaATCGTTGTCAGGAATGTATGAATACGTGGGCATCCTCCGTTCAAAATACAAGCGCCGGCAAATTGGCTggtgcattatatatatatatatactggtcCGAGAGAGCACCGTTCAAAATGAGACCGGTTTCTTGACAAATTCTGCCAAGCAAGTGGTCCACGACTCtctttaaattttctttccagATGTATTCCTGCGTTTGTTAACAATATATGAGGAAAGTGCGCCTCCTCTTTATCTTTGTTATGGTTAACCTGTACCTAGATCAATACATACCCACTAAAGTTAACAACAGTTTTAGACAGTACCATTAAAATCAACATGCGTCAGCTCATACCAACGATCAAGCTAGGGATCaccaaaaaagtttttttgtctTACTTATTGGGTTTTTGGACAACACCACTTGACAGAgtctttttttgcatataaaccAATATACAATTATTTTATTAaagattgaggtagattcataaaacgccttgaaaagtgttttatgaatcaaggcagattcatgaagcGGATATAAATTATCCCATTTGCCAAATGCGGCATAAGGTCTTCAATATAGAATAAGAACCGACATTCTTACAACATCAGTTTTAGGACCTGATGATCAACAAGCTGTTCACGGCTCAAACTTTACTCAACTCTCATTTGTGATGCCTTTTATAAACGAGGCAGGTTATATGCACCACTCGTGTGCAGAACTAAAAGATCTGTATGGATTCAAGAGATGCGTTCCTGACTTCAACGTCTGCGAGAGGAGTCAATTGATCTTGTTGCCTTGAATGCTAGTATGAGATATGGGagcatatttttttctaaaagcataaaatatattcatttttgtGGGCGCCAACTTTTCCCATGTGAACATGCACAGACCTAAGGAGGCCTGTGGGCTTGACTTAGTTGCTGACCACGTGGAAGTCCTATCCTAAGGAGGCTTGTGGGCTTGACTTCTCACACGGAACCGTACCTTTGGCAGGATGTAGGAAGGACATACCATTTGGTAGCAAGAACAGGACATTTGTCTTTGAAACATGTGTTCTAAAGACGATGAGTTTTTTTTGTCCATGTAGACAAGTTGTAATTTTGTATAGCGTTTGCTTGCGACATCTTTAATTTGTCTTATCCAACTTTTGCTTATATCATTGGATAGACATGGTTAACACATAGTtagcatctctttctctctctgtcatgTACAAATCAAACATCTATGTATAATGAAATAAAGCAtgagaaaacatataaaaaacatatgaaCGGATAAAaatactttcttttttctttctcaatgcATACAACAGCCTAAAATAGACATGTGATGAAAGGAAGTATTGGACAAAGCATATCAAACAATTCCTCTCTTTTTCAACTCGTCTTGTCTGTCGTTTGTTTAAATAATTATTCAGACAAACTTGACATATGTTTTgcatttccctctctctctctctctctctctatatatatatatatatatatataacacattataaaacaaatgaaagacatatgaactaataaaaatactatatttttctgtaaaaaaattcacatatgaCAAAGCAAAATATTTCGAAAAATatattacaaataaaaatattcactCTCGCTTATCTCATTCtagtatttttttctctctctgcaaATAAAACGACCCAAATCCacttgaaataaaatgaaacacttaactaaagaaaatatgagccaataaaaatattctctctctctctctctctctctctctctctctctctctctctctctctctacacatatAAGCAACTTAAATTCCAAATCCAATAGAATACAACGcctaataaaatatgtaaaaaaaacatataaaccCATTAAAATactttctttatctttctctaCACATACAAATGACCTAACATCAACATAGAACAACTACATACAATGAAATAAAGCAACTAacaaagtgtgtgtgtgtatatatatatattgtatactgtttatatatatatatatacatatatatatatatatatatatatatatatatatatatatatatatatgtcaacgGTATGCAGTCAATGTCAATCAGATAAAGTGTATATAAAATTGATAGAAACATTAGCAATGAATTGACTCTAGACTGATAAATGAGggaaatgtaaaaataaaaggacGAGCATTACATTATGACCAAATTGATCTGAATGATTTGTGTAAACGTTGTTATGGTggtaggaaaaagaaaataaaaagaaacgtAGTAGTAGACTTGCATTATTTTACAACTTTCAACCAACCAGACAACTCAAATCTTGACCTTCATTTCCCCTCTCCCTTTAGTATTAAGATTCTTACATAAAATGGTAGGTA encodes the following:
- the LOC116263058 gene encoding peroxidase 5-like, which encodes MAPYFSTHARLSLLGSLALACCLLMEVAAWAALAQAHGLRVDYYKHTCPSAEAVVRQTVAKAVARDSGAPAGLLRLHFHDCFVRGCDASVLLDSTPDNTAEKDSPINNPSLTGFDVIDEAKSILETQCPQVVSCADIVAFAARDSVHIAGGFYYPVPAGRRDGLVSMESEVVENLPMAFFDVKQLEENFARKGLSLEDMVTLSGAHTIGDSHCSSFSDRLYDFNSMNASDPSLDPKYVSYLKTKCPAPDSAQDPTVPLDVTTPKRLDNKYYVNLKYHRGLLSSDQALMDRADTARMVHANINRGSMWAHKFSESMVRMGSIQVLTGSQGQIRKSCRVVN